A region of Clostridium acetobutylicum ATCC 824 DNA encodes the following proteins:
- a CDS encoding Nramp family divalent metal transporter has protein sequence MRKINIFKGKHNPQRTAIDFFKYVGPGLLVTVGFIDPGNWASNVSAGSDYGYSLLWIVTLSTIMLIILQHNAAHLGIVTGDCLSEAVSKKFKPWLTNIILYSAIGAAISTAMAELLGGAIALNMLFRLPIKIGTLIMLSLVIWMLFSSSYKKLERWIIGFVSIIGLSFIFELLLVKVNWQVAAVSFVSPSFPKNSMPIIMSVLGAVVMPHNLFLHSEIIQSRQWNVEKEDVIKRQLRYEFLDTIISMIVGFAINSAMVLLAASTFFKMHVSVSELSQAQALLKPLLGGSASVVFALALLFSGIASTVTAGMAGGSIFAGIYKEPYDIEDSHTQIGVIITMVLAAVIIFFIKDPFKGLIYSQMILSIQLPITIFTQIYLTSSKKVMGKFSNSLLDRVLLGIIAVIVTALNIALLVSYF, from the coding sequence ATGCGTAAAATTAATATTTTTAAAGGAAAGCATAATCCACAACGTACAGCAATAGATTTTTTTAAGTATGTTGGTCCTGGGCTTTTAGTAACTGTTGGTTTTATAGATCCTGGAAATTGGGCATCGAATGTATCTGCTGGATCAGACTATGGATATTCGCTTTTATGGATAGTTACTTTGTCAACTATAATGCTTATAATACTTCAACATAACGCTGCTCATCTTGGAATAGTTACTGGTGATTGTCTTTCAGAGGCTGTTAGCAAGAAATTTAAACCTTGGCTTACAAATATAATACTTTACAGTGCTATAGGAGCAGCAATATCTACAGCTATGGCAGAACTTCTTGGAGGAGCAATTGCCCTTAATATGCTCTTTAGGCTTCCTATAAAAATTGGAACTTTAATTATGTTATCGCTAGTTATTTGGATGCTTTTTTCTAGCTCTTATAAAAAGCTTGAGAGGTGGATTATAGGATTTGTTTCAATAATAGGTTTATCATTTATATTTGAGCTTTTATTGGTAAAGGTAAATTGGCAAGTGGCAGCAGTGAGTTTTGTGTCTCCAAGTTTTCCTAAAAACTCTATGCCTATAATAATGAGTGTTTTGGGAGCTGTTGTTATGCCTCACAACTTATTTCTTCATTCGGAAATAATACAAAGTAGACAATGGAATGTTGAAAAGGAAGATGTTATAAAAAGACAGCTCAGATACGAATTTTTGGATACAATTATATCAATGATTGTAGGATTTGCTATAAACAGTGCTATGGTTTTATTGGCAGCATCAACTTTTTTTAAAATGCATGTTAGTGTAAGTGAATTATCTCAAGCACAAGCTTTATTGAAACCGCTTTTAGGAGGTTCTGCTTCTGTAGTATTTGCACTGGCGCTTTTATTTTCAGGTATAGCTTCAACGGTTACGGCTGGAATGGCTGGAGGAAGTATTTTTGCTGGAATATATAAGGAACCTTATGATATAGAAGATAGTCATACTCAAATAGGTGTTATTATAACTATGGTTTTAGCTGCTGTAATTATATTTTTTATAAAAGATCCATTTAAAGGATTAATATATTCCCAAATGATTTTAAGTATACAGCTTCCAATAACTATATTTACTCAAATTTATCTTACATCTTCTAAAAAAGTTATGGGAAAGTTCTCTAATTCATTATTAGACAGAGTTTTACTTGGAATAATAGCAGTAATAGTTACAGCTTTAAATATAGCTTTGTTAGTTAGTTATTTTTAA
- the yidA gene encoding sugar-phosphatase: MYKLIALDMDGTLLNDDKIISKRNKEAIKKAKNLGYKVVLSTGRPLKGVERYLKELDLVNDDDYAIAFNGGLVQNTKTGEVLGKELMKFEDLDRLYKLSQKFNVNIHMLSINECITPKKNPYTEVEVNINQIPLIEKNFNELPHDTVIVKIMMIDSKEKLDKVEKLLPKEIYDDYSVARSSDIFLEFSPKGVHKGVGLKILSEHLNLKKEELIAVGDAGNDIAMIEYAGLGVAMGNAFPYVKESADYVTDNNETHGVAKVIEKFMLNQ, translated from the coding sequence ATGTATAAACTAATCGCACTTGATATGGATGGAACTCTTTTAAACGATGATAAAATAATATCTAAAAGAAATAAAGAAGCTATTAAAAAAGCTAAAAACTTAGGTTATAAGGTCGTGTTATCTACTGGTAGACCTTTAAAAGGTGTAGAGCGTTATCTTAAGGAATTGGACTTAGTCAATGATGATGATTACGCTATAGCCTTCAATGGTGGCTTAGTTCAGAATACAAAAACAGGTGAAGTTTTAGGTAAGGAATTAATGAAGTTTGAAGATTTAGATAGATTATATAAGTTAAGCCAAAAATTTAATGTAAACATACATATGTTAAGCATAAATGAGTGTATAACTCCAAAGAAAAACCCTTACACTGAAGTTGAAGTCAACATAAATCAGATTCCATTAATCGAAAAAAACTTTAACGAATTGCCCCATGATACTGTCATTGTAAAAATAATGATGATAGACTCTAAAGAAAAACTAGATAAAGTAGAAAAACTTCTTCCTAAAGAAATTTATGATGACTACTCGGTTGCAAGAAGCTCTGATATATTTCTTGAATTTTCACCCAAAGGAGTGCATAAAGGAGTTGGCCTCAAAATTTTATCTGAGCACCTTAACCTAAAGAAAGAGGAACTCATAGCAGTTGGCGATGCAGGAAATGATATAGCTATGATAGAATATGCAGGTCTTGGTGTTGCAATGGGCAATGCCTTCCCTTATGTAAAAGAATCAGCTGACTATGTAACTGATAACAATGAAACTCACGGTGTAGCAAAAGTTATAGAGAAATTTATGCTTAATCAATAA
- a CDS encoding peptide chain release factor 3: MSELVSEIEKRRTFAIISHPDAGKTTLTEKLLLYGGAIRLAGSVKARKASKHAVSDWMEIEKQRGISVTSSVMQFNYEGYCINILDTPGHQDFSEDTYRTLMAADSAVMVIDAAKGIEAQTKKLFHVCSLRGIPIFTFVNKMDRESRDPFELLQEIETELGIKSYPINWPIGAGKDFKGVYDRRKKAVHVFNGGNHGQTEVEDVEGDVNDPSLGELLGEALQEKLAEDIELLDIAGDEFDIEKVRQGEITPVFFGSALTNFGVKPFLEEFLKLTTPPTPRNSDKGEINVFENDFSAFIFKIQANMNKAHRDRIAFMRICSGKFEKGMEVNHVQKGNTVKLTQPQQFLAQDREIINEAYAGDIIGVFDPGIFNIGDTLCKSSDKFRFEGIPIFAPEHFARVRTVDTMKRKQFIKGITQIAQEGAIQVFKEVNIGIEELIVGVVGVLQFEVLQYRLENEYNVDIKMDRLPFKYIRWIEKGDAENLTLTSDTKIVKDVNERSLLLFQSEWSISWAIEHNEGLVLSDISK; this comes from the coding sequence ATGTCAGAGTTGGTTAGTGAAATAGAAAAAAGGCGTACATTCGCCATAATATCCCACCCAGATGCTGGAAAAACAACACTTACTGAAAAACTTTTATTATATGGAGGAGCCATAAGACTTGCAGGTTCTGTTAAGGCAAGAAAGGCTTCAAAACACGCAGTTTCAGACTGGATGGAAATAGAAAAGCAAAGAGGAATATCTGTTACGTCTTCAGTTATGCAGTTTAATTATGAAGGCTATTGTATTAATATACTTGATACCCCTGGTCACCAGGATTTTAGTGAAGATACATATAGAACACTCATGGCAGCTGATAGTGCTGTTATGGTAATTGATGCAGCTAAAGGTATAGAGGCTCAAACTAAAAAGCTTTTTCATGTTTGTAGTCTTAGGGGAATACCTATATTTACATTTGTAAACAAGATGGATAGAGAAAGTAGAGATCCATTTGAACTTCTTCAAGAAATAGAAACCGAACTTGGAATAAAGTCTTATCCTATAAACTGGCCAATAGGTGCAGGTAAAGATTTTAAAGGTGTCTATGATAGAAGAAAAAAAGCCGTACATGTTTTTAATGGAGGAAATCACGGTCAAACAGAAGTAGAGGATGTTGAAGGAGATGTAAATGACCCTTCACTAGGAGAATTATTAGGAGAAGCATTGCAAGAAAAACTTGCTGAAGATATAGAACTTTTAGACATAGCTGGAGATGAGTTTGATATAGAGAAGGTTAGGCAGGGAGAGATAACACCTGTTTTCTTTGGAAGTGCTCTTACAAACTTTGGAGTAAAGCCATTTCTTGAAGAATTTTTAAAACTTACAACACCACCTACTCCTAGAAATTCTGATAAAGGTGAAATAAATGTATTTGAGAATGATTTTTCTGCATTTATATTTAAAATCCAAGCTAATATGAATAAGGCTCACAGAGACAGAATTGCGTTTATGAGAATATGTTCTGGTAAGTTTGAAAAGGGAATGGAAGTAAACCATGTTCAAAAAGGTAATACTGTGAAGCTTACTCAGCCTCAGCAGTTTTTAGCTCAAGATAGAGAAATAATAAATGAGGCTTATGCAGGAGATATTATAGGAGTTTTTGATCCAGGTATTTTTAACATAGGAGACACACTATGCAAAAGCTCTGATAAATTCAGGTTTGAAGGAATTCCAATCTTTGCACCTGAACATTTTGCAAGAGTTAGAACTGTAGATACTATGAAGAGAAAGCAATTTATAAAAGGAATAACACAGATAGCTCAAGAAGGTGCTATTCAGGTGTTTAAAGAAGTAAACATAGGAATAGAAGAACTTATAGTTGGAGTTGTTGGTGTTCTTCAATTTGAAGTACTTCAGTACAGACTTGAAAATGAATACAATGTTGATATAAAAATGGATAGGTTACCATTTAAGTATATAAGGTGGATAGAAAAAGGAGATGCTGAAAATCTTACACTTACATCAGATACTAAAATTGTTAAGGATGTAAATGAAAGAAGTTTACTCTTATTCCAAAGTGAATGGTCTATAAGTTGGGCAATCGAGCACAATGAAGGGCTTGTTCTTTCAGATATAAGCAAATAA
- a CDS encoding GGDEF and EAL domain-containing protein, whose amino-acid sequence MIKKYTLHLYILLGVYLILYFISTIFQSKFFGDILSPIGTLISFFILIYVYKKSERFKGVWLTLSLGSLIWSITDILWAICELLIRINPENITIFDFFYLGTNICIVTAGYIYMKKFIKGVNLVQFFIDVSAISISCFIIFGLLFLHGSFNLFIKNANNIIEFIYIITDLLIINCILSGLFSVRKGKLTKGVYITILGTAIYAVVDLVYVYEYFYNLYVPNSIIDFMYATSLLIIAFGGLTVLKYSNFEWADEFYSKTKNIGSEKKGLYLLLTIPVYVIFGGFDFSKILVLLYIFVAYEILSNYVQKAINNETLLTYEKDINLILEEKIKERTKELLLKNQELEYISNHDPITNVYNRRYLNKRLQCIINEKKLDNQVTILYIDVDGFKTINDTYGHDIGDYVLIEISDRLKKTVKENNILARLGGDEFVIIIEGKLSKEEIKNICEKLINSCKETIYSDNYLFNVTISIGVAMFPHDAISRNVIMKNADIAMYDAKSKGKNRYSFFDSHVSNEILEKGEIELLLRNVDYDKEFELYYQPQIDINTNKLIGVEALIRWHSPIMGNIPPNKFIKIAEETGSIEKIGQWVMNTAAKQIGIWNEKFDSNIRMSINISPNQLVSIDFASDLEKIMKKYGLKSDWIDIEITENIAMKGEGIFKQIFLTLDNMGISISIDDFGTGYSSLSYIQKFSFNRLKIAKELIDNITIDLNKRHIVKAIVMLSEGLNILTIAEGVETEDQLNIVKEIGCNQVQGYVYSKPVTADRFEKEFLLQI is encoded by the coding sequence ATGATAAAAAAATATACGCTGCACTTATATATTTTATTAGGAGTTTATCTTATACTATATTTTATTTCAACAATTTTTCAATCAAAGTTTTTTGGAGATATTTTATCACCAATAGGAACTTTAATTTCCTTTTTTATATTAATATACGTGTATAAAAAATCAGAACGTTTTAAAGGTGTGTGGCTTACTTTATCCTTAGGGTCACTAATATGGTCGATAACTGATATACTATGGGCAATTTGTGAATTATTAATTAGAATTAATCCGGAAAATATCACTATATTTGATTTCTTTTATTTAGGAACTAATATATGTATAGTAACAGCTGGATATATATATATGAAAAAGTTTATTAAAGGAGTAAATTTAGTTCAGTTCTTTATAGATGTTTCTGCAATATCCATAAGTTGTTTTATTATATTTGGGCTTTTATTTTTGCATGGAAGTTTTAATTTATTTATTAAAAATGCAAACAATATTATCGAATTTATATATATTATTACAGATCTTTTGATTATTAATTGTATTTTGTCAGGTTTGTTTTCAGTGCGTAAAGGTAAATTAACCAAAGGTGTATATATTACTATTTTAGGTACAGCAATATATGCAGTTGTTGATTTGGTTTATGTATATGAGTATTTTTATAATTTATATGTACCTAATTCTATAATTGATTTTATGTATGCCACATCTCTTTTAATAATTGCCTTTGGTGGTCTAACTGTTTTAAAATACAGTAACTTTGAATGGGCAGATGAGTTTTACTCTAAAACTAAAAACATCGGAAGTGAAAAAAAAGGACTATACTTATTGTTAACAATTCCTGTATATGTAATATTTGGAGGGTTTGATTTTTCAAAAATATTAGTGCTGCTCTATATTTTTGTAGCTTATGAGATATTAAGTAATTATGTGCAAAAGGCCATAAATAACGAAACACTTCTTACGTATGAAAAGGACATAAATTTAATATTAGAAGAGAAAATTAAGGAACGTACAAAGGAGCTTTTATTAAAAAATCAGGAGTTAGAATATATATCTAATCACGATCCTATTACAAATGTCTATAATAGAAGATATTTAAATAAAAGATTACAGTGTATTATAAATGAAAAGAAATTGGATAATCAGGTAACAATACTTTATATAGATGTAGATGGCTTTAAAACCATAAATGATACATATGGACATGATATTGGTGATTATGTATTGATTGAAATTTCTGATAGGTTAAAGAAGACAGTTAAAGAAAATAATATTTTAGCAAGATTAGGCGGAGATGAATTTGTAATTATAATTGAAGGAAAGTTAAGTAAAGAGGAAATTAAAAACATATGTGAAAAATTAATAAATAGTTGTAAGGAAACCATTTATTCAGATAATTATTTATTTAATGTGACCATTAGTATAGGAGTTGCAATGTTTCCGCATGATGCCATATCTAGAAATGTTATTATGAAAAACGCAGATATAGCAATGTATGATGCAAAATCTAAAGGAAAGAACAGATATTCATTCTTTGATTCACATGTAAGTAATGAAATTTTGGAAAAAGGCGAGATTGAATTACTACTTAGGAATGTAGATTATGATAAAGAATTTGAACTTTACTATCAGCCTCAAATAGATATAAACACTAATAAGTTAATTGGAGTAGAAGCGTTAATAAGGTGGCATTCTCCTATAATGGGTAATATTCCGCCAAATAAATTTATAAAAATTGCAGAGGAAACTGGGTCTATAGAAAAAATAGGACAGTGGGTTATGAATACAGCTGCAAAACAAATTGGTATATGGAATGAAAAATTTGATTCAAATATAAGAATGTCAATTAATATATCACCTAATCAGCTTGTTAGTATAGATTTTGCAAGTGATTTAGAGAAAATCATGAAAAAGTATGGTTTAAAATCAGATTGGATTGATATAGAAATTACAGAAAATATTGCAATGAAGGGTGAAGGGATTTTTAAGCAAATATTTTTAACACTAGATAATATGGGAATATCAATTTCGATAGACGATTTTGGAACTGGATATTCTTCATTAAGTTACATTCAGAAGTTTTCTTTTAATCGTCTAAAAATAGCAAAGGAATTAATTGATAACATTACAATTGACTTAAATAAAAGGCATATTGTAAAAGCAATTGTAATGCTATCTGAGGGATTGAATATTTTGACAATAGCAGAAGGTGTGGAAACAGAAGATCAGCTTAATATAGTAAAAGAAATAGGCTGTAATCAAGTGCAAGGGTATGTTTATAGCAAGCCTGTTACAGCAGATAGATTTGAAAAGGAATTTTTATTACAAATTTAA
- a CDS encoding HAD family hydrolase: protein MIKAVIFDMDGVLIDSEPLHLDYAFKLFKELNITMTPNEYSKFIGTTSLYMWSNIKDTYNLENTVESLINKERNGFFEFLSSPNTNIKPIDHIPELLGALKENNFKTAVASSSPMRVIKYIINNFELAKQFNELVTGDYVERSKPNPDIFLYAAKKLDVSPEQCVVIEDSHNGVLAAKNAGMKCIGFKNPNSGNQDLSKADTIIHSFNEIDILNL from the coding sequence ATGATAAAAGCAGTTATTTTTGATATGGATGGTGTGCTTATAGACAGCGAACCATTACATTTAGATTATGCGTTTAAACTTTTTAAAGAACTTAATATAACAATGACACCTAATGAGTACAGTAAATTTATCGGTACCACATCTCTATATATGTGGAGTAACATAAAGGATACATACAATTTAGAAAACACTGTAGAAAGTCTTATCAATAAAGAAAGAAATGGATTCTTTGAGTTCTTATCATCACCAAATACAAATATAAAACCCATAGATCACATACCAGAACTTCTAGGCGCCCTGAAAGAAAATAATTTCAAAACTGCAGTGGCTTCTTCTTCTCCTATGCGTGTTATAAAGTACATAATAAACAACTTTGAATTAGCGAAACAATTTAACGAGCTTGTTACTGGTGACTATGTTGAAAGAAGTAAACCAAATCCTGATATATTTCTATATGCTGCTAAAAAACTTGATGTTTCACCTGAACAATGCGTTGTTATAGAAGATTCACACAACGGAGTTTTAGCCGCTAAAAATGCTGGAATGAAGTGTATAGGTTTTAAAAATCCTAATTCCGGTAATCAAGATTTATCTAAAGCAGATACTATAATACATTCTTTTAATGAAATAGACATTTTAAATTTGTAA
- a CDS encoding phosphatase PAP2 family protein, with amino-acid sequence MKELNIETLQSYLKKFLDFFNNFYPFIIGVIVFMYYFHVFVGKSSPGYKVITLIYPFIFLTAYKDIRKDVRWISFIILSIPLFMFLSYLNKHGYAFWGSVIQWEAKMKIVFNLNPIFDSIPFNDASFARLYRSDNLTWFMRLVYNNGFTLCTMICIFRSAICKDIKKMLKYMCSAHVFQIFLISPFYVIFHLQEVWFVNGHPDMLLRHYSYRQAYGSTLNCFPSMHTSIAFAAFLLLLREKNLLFKSIWGFFCLSVIYSTMYLEIHWAIDVLGGLILAFCSVKLTDFVFAKLQPKLQPLINKYYYRTADKTLASNKSVSTT; translated from the coding sequence ATGAAGGAATTAAACATAGAAACATTACAATCTTACTTAAAAAAGTTTCTTGACTTTTTTAATAATTTTTATCCATTTATAATTGGCGTAATAGTTTTCATGTACTATTTTCATGTGTTCGTTGGAAAATCTTCGCCTGGTTATAAAGTCATAACTTTAATTTATCCATTTATATTCTTAACTGCTTATAAAGATATAAGAAAAGATGTTCGTTGGATAAGTTTTATTATTTTAAGTATACCGCTATTTATGTTTTTATCTTATCTAAACAAACATGGATATGCCTTTTGGGGCAGCGTTATACAATGGGAAGCCAAAATGAAAATAGTATTTAATTTAAATCCTATCTTTGATAGTATACCTTTTAATGATGCTTCCTTTGCAAGATTATATAGAAGTGATAATTTAACCTGGTTTATGCGTCTTGTATATAATAACGGCTTTACACTTTGTACTATGATATGTATTTTTCGTTCAGCAATTTGTAAGGATATTAAGAAAATGCTTAAATACATGTGCAGTGCTCATGTTTTTCAAATATTTTTAATCAGTCCCTTTTATGTTATTTTTCATCTTCAAGAAGTATGGTTTGTTAATGGTCATCCTGATATGCTTTTAAGACATTATTCTTATAGACAAGCTTACGGTTCTACCTTAAATTGTTTTCCATCAATGCATACTTCTATAGCCTTTGCAGCGTTTTTGCTGTTACTTAGAGAAAAGAACTTACTCTTTAAATCTATTTGGGGCTTCTTCTGCTTAAGTGTAATTTATTCTACAATGTATCTTGAAATTCATTGGGCTATTGATGTTTTAGGCGGCTTAATTTTAGCTTTCTGTTCCGTAAAACTAACAGACTTTGTATTTGCTAAACTTCAACCTAAGCTTCAACCCCTTATAAATAAATACTATTATAGAACTGCTGATAAAACATTAGCAAGCAATAAGTCAGTTTCAACAACATAA
- a CDS encoding ECF transporter S component: MEGNSAKVKYNVKDIVQISLMSAIVFVATKLTAIPVGIGYKGVVHLGDSMIFIAAILLSSRNAVLSSAIGMSLYDILSPTPMWTPFTFVIKGGMAYIASKISYEKQYKGNNILVNLVGCISGGVWMVGAYYFAGALINHYLMKYPWNQSFIAQGTHIPADIAQVVVGIIVALPISKILKKANIIR, encoded by the coding sequence ATGGAAGGAAATTCAGCAAAAGTTAAGTATAATGTTAAGGATATAGTACAAATATCTTTAATGTCAGCTATAGTTTTTGTAGCAACGAAACTTACAGCTATACCAGTTGGAATTGGGTATAAGGGAGTAGTACATCTTGGCGACAGTATGATATTTATAGCTGCTATTTTATTATCAAGTCGTAATGCAGTTTTGTCTTCAGCAATAGGAATGAGTTTGTACGATATTCTGTCACCAACACCAATGTGGACGCCGTTTACTTTTGTAATAAAAGGAGGAATGGCATATATAGCATCTAAAATTAGTTACGAAAAACAATACAAAGGGAATAATATATTAGTTAATTTAGTAGGATGTATTTCTGGTGGGGTATGGATGGTTGGAGCATATTATTTTGCGGGAGCATTAATAAATCATTATTTAATGAAATATCCTTGGAATCAAAGTTTTATTGCTCAAGGAACACACATACCAGCAGATATAGCACAGGTTGTTGTTGGTATTATCGTAGCCTTACCTATAAGTAAAATCTTAAAAAAGGCAAATATAATAAGATAG
- a CDS encoding zinc-ribbon domain-containing protein, whose protein sequence is MADKTIVCKDCGKEFVFTEGEQAFYKEKGFENDPVRCPECRKARKNKRNNFSRDFR, encoded by the coding sequence GTGGCAGATAAGACTATTGTATGTAAAGATTGTGGAAAAGAATTTGTATTTACTGAAGGAGAGCAGGCTTTCTATAAAGAAAAAGGATTTGAAAATGATCCTGTAAGATGCCCAGAGTGCAGAAAAGCTAGAAAAAATAAAAGAAATAACTTCAGCAGAGATTTCAGGTAG
- a CDS encoding sensor domain-containing diguanylate cyclase, which yields MDTNYKMLYEKYEKLKNEFSTYQNFAETQIQRMNGKNTELEKKLDILTNVIEVSKYINSNISDDNLVPMINDMIIGILGVTYSTIYLVEDDEKLIVKASNVMDNYDIIVNPVFSTFSDNRPIVINSKEPLFKEFKNKLKVHSIIGVPITLRDNFRGYIIVEHTLYDFFSHGHIKFISSIANQIAIAIENSFLYKKVKESSIKDPFLGIYNRKHFFDMIEGKVAKDSRRSFAIVMLDIDHFKSFNDSYGHQFGDEVLIQTAKILEQSIGEKDEVARYGGEEIVLYLNDAQSKEKVFKTVDGIRASLSNNSVRHGGIEKRVTASFGISYYPQNGETVEKVVSVADAMLYEAKNSGRNKVVSSL from the coding sequence ATGGATACGAATTATAAGATGTTATATGAGAAATATGAAAAGTTAAAGAATGAATTCAGCACATATCAAAATTTTGCGGAAACACAAATTCAGCGTATGAATGGAAAAAATACTGAACTAGAAAAAAAACTTGATATTTTAACAAATGTCATAGAAGTCAGTAAATACATAAATTCAAATATAAGCGATGATAATTTAGTACCTATGATAAATGATATGATTATAGGTATATTAGGTGTTACGTATTCTACAATATATTTAGTTGAGGATGATGAAAAGTTAATAGTAAAGGCTTCAAATGTTATGGATAATTATGATATTATAGTGAATCCTGTGTTTTCAACTTTTAGTGATAATAGACCTATTGTAATTAATTCTAAAGAGCCACTATTTAAGGAGTTTAAAAATAAGTTAAAGGTACACTCAATTATTGGTGTTCCAATAACTTTAAGAGATAACTTTAGAGGATATATTATAGTTGAGCATACACTGTATGATTTTTTTAGTCATGGACATATAAAATTTATATCATCAATAGCAAATCAAATAGCTATTGCAATTGAAAATAGCTTTCTTTACAAGAAGGTTAAGGAATCATCAATTAAGGATCCATTTTTAGGAATATATAATAGAAAGCATTTTTTTGATATGATAGAAGGAAAGGTTGCAAAAGATTCACGCAGAAGCTTTGCTATCGTTATGCTTGACATTGATCATTTTAAAAGTTTTAATGATTCTTATGGTCATCAATTTGGTGATGAGGTTTTAATACAGACAGCTAAAATATTAGAACAGAGTATTGGAGAAAAAGATGAAGTTGCAAGATATGGTGGAGAAGAGATTGTACTTTATCTTAACGATGCTCAAAGTAAGGAAAAGGTGTTTAAAACTGTAGATGGAATTAGGGCCTCTCTCAGCAATAATTCAGTTAGACACGGTGGAATAGAGAAAAGAGTCACAGCAAGTTTTGGTATAAGCTACTATCCGCAGAATGGAGAAACTGTTGAAAAAGTTGTAAGCGTTGCTGATGCTATGCTCTATGAAGCTAAGAATAGTGGAAGAAATAAAGTAGTTTCATCATTATGA
- the tyrS gene encoding tyrosine--tRNA ligase, whose translation MSNVLDELIERGYAKQFTHEEETRKLLSEEKVTFYIGFDPTGDSLHVGHFIALMLMARMQKAGHRPIVLIGGGTAMVGDPTGKTDMRKMLTREEINHNVECLKKQMSRFIDFSDDKAIIVNNAEWLMGQNYIEFLREVGVHFSVNKMLTAECFKQRMEKGLSFLEFNYMLMQGFDFYKLNEKYDCKMELGGDDQWSNMIAGVELIRRKSNKKAYAMTSALLTNSEGKKMGKTEKGALWLDAEKTSPYDFFQYWRNVNDADVEKCLSMLTFLPMDEVRRLASLKDQEINKAKEVLAYEVTKLVHGEEEAKKALNSSKALFGGGTNMDNVPTVSIPEDMLSSSILDVLVHTKIIPSKGEGRRLVQQGGITLNDTKVEDFNYEITKEDFNDDGFALVRRGKKKYYKIVIG comes from the coding sequence ATGTCAAATGTTTTAGATGAGTTAATTGAGCGTGGATACGCAAAACAATTTACACATGAAGAGGAGACAAGAAAGTTACTCTCAGAGGAAAAGGTGACTTTTTATATAGGGTTTGATCCAACAGGAGACAGTTTACATGTGGGGCACTTTATTGCACTTATGCTTATGGCTCGTATGCAAAAAGCAGGACACAGACCAATTGTACTTATTGGTGGTGGCACAGCTATGGTTGGTGACCCTACTGGAAAGACAGACATGAGAAAGATGCTAACTAGAGAAGAAATAAATCACAATGTTGAATGTTTAAAAAAGCAGATGTCAAGGTTCATTGACTTCAGTGATGATAAGGCTATTATAGTAAATAATGCTGAGTGGCTTATGGGGCAAAATTACATAGAGTTTTTAAGAGAAGTTGGAGTCCATTTTTCAGTAAATAAAATGCTTACAGCAGAATGTTTTAAGCAAAGAATGGAAAAAGGATTATCATTTCTTGAATTTAACTATATGCTTATGCAGGGATTTGATTTCTATAAGTTAAATGAGAAATATGATTGTAAAATGGAATTGGGCGGAGATGACCAGTGGTCAAATATGATAGCTGGAGTTGAGCTCATAAGAAGGAAATCAAATAAAAAAGCATATGCTATGACATCAGCGCTTTTAACCAATAGTGAAGGTAAAAAGATGGGTAAAACAGAGAAGGGTGCATTATGGCTTGATGCAGAAAAAACATCTCCATATGATTTTTTTCAATATTGGAGAAATGTTAATGATGCAGATGTTGAAAAATGCCTTTCTATGCTTACATTTTTACCAATGGATGAAGTTAGAAGACTGGCTTCTCTAAAAGATCAAGAGATAAATAAGGCAAAAGAAGTATTGGCTTATGAAGTTACAAAACTTGTACACGGTGAAGAAGAGGCTAAGAAAGCATTAAATTCTTCTAAGGCTTTATTCGGTGGCGGAACTAACATGGATAATGTTCCAACGGTTTCAATTCCGGAAGATATGCTTTCAAGTTCTATATTAGATGTATTAGTCCATACAAAGATAATACCATCTAAGGGTGAGGGAAGAAGGCTTGTGCAGCAAGGTGGAATAACCCTTAACGATACGAAAGTTGAAGACTTTAACTACGAGATAACAAAAGAAGACTTCAATGATGATGGTTTTGCTCTTGTAAGAAGAGGAAAGAAAAAATACTATAAAATTGTAATTGGCTAA